A single Curtobacterium sp. MCJR17_020 DNA region contains:
- a CDS encoding cation diffusion facilitator family transporter produces MPDDSASGERPESSLTVIIAFGANLLVAIAKTIASLISGSASMVAEAAHSWADTGNEIFLLVAERRGARKRDTAHPLGYGRETYIWSMFAAFGLFTAGAIVSIYHGISELGETGPAEDVLLNYIVLALSFCLEGTSFLQAYRQAHGAATKRKVPVLRHVLQSSNPTLRAVFAEDAAALIGLVVAFLGVFLHQITGLAIFDAIGSIAIGVLLGVVAIILIDRNRRFLLGESTSPELENAVLVELLGRSQIERVTYLHLEFVGPSRVYLVAAVDLTGNENEEHVAVRLRDVEKSLEDSPYIEEAVLTLSYPGDASLRPTSDEVPEVVRDGTASDVAAGGAGTLRTD; encoded by the coding sequence ATGCCCGACGACTCTGCCTCCGGCGAACGCCCGGAGTCCTCCCTCACCGTCATCATCGCCTTCGGCGCGAACCTGCTCGTCGCGATCGCGAAGACCATCGCGTCGCTCATCTCGGGTTCGGCCTCGATGGTGGCCGAGGCGGCGCACTCGTGGGCGGACACCGGCAACGAGATCTTCCTGCTCGTCGCCGAACGACGGGGCGCGCGGAAACGCGACACCGCACACCCGCTCGGGTACGGCCGCGAGACCTACATCTGGTCGATGTTCGCCGCGTTCGGGCTGTTCACCGCCGGCGCCATCGTGTCGATCTACCACGGCATCTCCGAGCTCGGCGAGACGGGTCCGGCCGAGGACGTACTGCTCAACTACATCGTGCTCGCACTGTCGTTCTGCCTCGAGGGCACGAGCTTCCTGCAGGCGTACCGCCAGGCCCACGGAGCGGCGACGAAGCGCAAGGTGCCGGTGCTGCGCCACGTGCTGCAGTCCTCGAACCCGACGCTGCGGGCCGTGTTCGCCGAGGACGCCGCTGCGCTCATCGGCCTCGTCGTCGCGTTCCTCGGGGTGTTCCTGCACCAGATCACCGGCCTGGCGATCTTCGACGCGATCGGTTCCATCGCGATCGGCGTGCTGCTCGGGGTCGTGGCGATCATCCTCATCGACCGCAACCGCCGCTTCCTGCTCGGCGAGAGCACGTCGCCCGAGCTCGAGAACGCCGTGCTCGTCGAGCTGCTCGGCCGCTCGCAGATCGAGCGCGTCACCTACCTGCACCTGGAGTTCGTCGGACCGTCGCGGGTGTACCTCGTCGCCGCCGTCGACCTGACGGGCAACGAGAACGAGGAGCACGTCGCGGTGCGGTTGCGCGACGTCGAGAAGTCGCTCGAGGACAGCCCGTACATCGAGGAAGCCGTGCTGACGCTGAGCTACCCGGGCGACGCCTCGCTGCGGCCGACGAGCGACGAGGTGCCCGAGGTCGTGCGCGACGGGACGGCCTCGGACGTGGCCGCCGGCGGCGCCGGGACGCTGCGCACCGACTGA
- the ileS gene encoding isoleucine--tRNA ligase, with the protein MPYPLNADADGVVPSPSFPAVERGILAFWKSDDTFQASIDQRQGCDEWTFYDGPPFANGLPHYGHLLTGYAKDVFPRYQTMRGKQVHRRFGWDTHGLPAELEAMRQLGITEKHEIDEMGVDVFNAAAKKSVLQYTDEWQQYVTRQARWVDFEDDYKTLDTTFMESVLWAWKQLWDKGLAYEGFRVLPYCWNDQTPLSNHELRMDDDVYKMRQDQSVTVSFPLQGARAESLGLAGVRALAWTTTPWTLPTNAALAVGPAVSYVVLPAGPGGAADGADAGSVHYLLASDTVAAYAKDLGYETAEDAAAAVVRTLTGAELDGVEYERLFDFLAETEGMEHAWRILVADYVETGEGTGIVHQAPAYGADDQVVCAAAGIPVVLSLDEGGVFTSQFGEVAGMLWSDANKPLTKAVRDAGRLLRQASYEHSYPHCWRCRKPLIYKAVSSWFVRVTDFRDRMGELNQDINWVPENVKDGQFGKWVGNAIDWSVSRNRYFGTPIPVWQSDDPEYPRTDVYGSLEDIERDFGRLPLNADGEVDLHRPFIDDLTRPNPDDPTGNSTMRRITDVFDVWFDSGSMPYAQVHYPFENREWFESHNPADFIVEYIGQTRGWFYVMHVLSTALFDRPAFQNVISHGIVLGSDGQKMSKSLRNYPDVSEVFDRDGADAMRWFLMSSSVIRGGNLVVTEEGIRQGVREFMLPLWSTYYFFTLYANASGPDGYQASRRTDSTDVLDRYLLAKTRVLVSDVQQHLDALDTPLAAQAVRDFADVLTNWYVRRSRDKFWTGADGVAADDARAAFDTLYTVLETLTRVAAPLAPLVTEEIWKGLTGGRSVHLTDFPDAAEFPADDALVAAMDRVRDVASKGLALRKATGKRVRLPLATLTLVVPDPAAVEPFADILRDELNVKRVLLEAQAEESLAQYGIERKLTVNARVAGPRIGKAVQQVIPAAKKGDWTATESGVTVGGVDLVEGEYTLDLTVADPSVAVAFLDEGGFVVLDTVTTPELEAEGLARDVVRAVQQARRDADLDVSDRIVLTLGVDDAADASVRTHQQLIAGETLATSVEIVPLGAGATTDVGDGAKVTVEVSRA; encoded by the coding sequence GTGCCGTACCCGTTGAACGCCGATGCCGATGGCGTCGTCCCCTCGCCGTCCTTCCCCGCCGTCGAGCGGGGGATCCTCGCCTTCTGGAAGAGCGACGACACGTTCCAGGCGTCGATCGACCAGCGCCAGGGCTGCGACGAGTGGACCTTCTACGACGGCCCGCCGTTCGCGAACGGCCTGCCGCACTACGGTCACCTGCTGACCGGGTACGCGAAGGACGTCTTCCCGCGCTACCAGACCATGCGCGGCAAGCAGGTGCACCGCCGCTTCGGCTGGGACACCCACGGGCTGCCCGCCGAGCTCGAGGCGATGCGCCAGCTCGGCATCACCGAGAAGCACGAGATCGACGAGATGGGCGTCGACGTGTTCAACGCCGCCGCCAAGAAGTCCGTGCTGCAGTACACCGACGAGTGGCAGCAGTACGTCACCCGCCAGGCGCGCTGGGTCGACTTCGAGGACGACTACAAGACGCTCGACACCACGTTCATGGAGAGCGTGCTGTGGGCGTGGAAGCAGCTCTGGGACAAGGGCCTGGCGTACGAGGGCTTCCGGGTCCTGCCGTACTGCTGGAACGACCAGACGCCGCTGTCGAACCACGAGCTGCGCATGGACGACGACGTCTACAAGATGCGCCAGGACCAGTCCGTCACGGTGTCGTTCCCGCTGCAGGGAGCGCGTGCCGAGTCGCTCGGGCTGGCCGGCGTGCGTGCGCTCGCCTGGACGACGACCCCCTGGACCCTTCCCACGAACGCCGCGCTGGCCGTCGGGCCTGCGGTCTCGTACGTGGTGCTCCCTGCGGGGCCGGGAGGCGCAGCTGACGGTGCGGACGCCGGTTCCGTCCACTACCTGTTGGCTTCGGACACCGTGGCCGCCTACGCGAAGGACCTCGGCTACGAGACGGCCGAGGACGCCGCTGCCGCGGTCGTCCGCACCCTGACGGGTGCTGAGCTCGACGGCGTCGAGTACGAGCGCCTGTTCGACTTCCTCGCCGAGACCGAGGGAATGGAGCACGCCTGGCGCATCCTGGTCGCCGACTACGTCGAGACCGGCGAGGGCACCGGCATCGTGCACCAGGCCCCGGCCTACGGTGCCGACGACCAGGTGGTCTGCGCCGCCGCCGGCATCCCCGTGGTGCTCTCCCTCGACGAGGGCGGGGTCTTCACCTCGCAGTTCGGCGAGGTCGCCGGCATGCTCTGGTCCGACGCGAACAAGCCCCTCACCAAGGCCGTCCGTGACGCCGGTCGACTGCTCCGCCAGGCGTCCTACGAGCACAGCTACCCGCACTGCTGGCGGTGCCGGAAGCCCCTCATCTACAAGGCCGTGTCGTCGTGGTTCGTGCGGGTCACCGACTTCCGCGACCGCATGGGCGAGCTCAACCAGGACATCAACTGGGTGCCGGAGAACGTCAAGGACGGCCAGTTCGGCAAGTGGGTCGGCAACGCCATCGACTGGTCGGTGTCGCGCAACCGCTACTTCGGCACGCCGATCCCGGTGTGGCAGTCCGACGACCCCGAGTACCCGCGCACCGACGTGTACGGCTCGCTCGAGGACATCGAGCGCGACTTCGGCCGCCTGCCGCTGAACGCCGACGGCGAGGTCGACCTGCACCGCCCGTTCATCGACGACCTGACCCGCCCGAACCCCGACGACCCCACGGGGAACTCGACGATGCGCCGGATCACCGACGTGTTCGACGTCTGGTTCGACTCCGGGTCGATGCCGTACGCCCAGGTGCACTACCCGTTCGAGAACCGGGAGTGGTTCGAGTCGCACAACCCGGCCGACTTCATCGTCGAGTACATCGGGCAGACCCGCGGCTGGTTCTACGTCATGCACGTGCTGTCCACCGCGCTGTTCGACCGACCGGCCTTCCAGAACGTCATCAGCCACGGCATCGTCCTCGGCTCGGACGGGCAGAAGATGTCGAAGTCGCTGCGGAACTACCCGGACGTCTCCGAGGTGTTCGACCGCGACGGTGCCGACGCCATGCGCTGGTTCCTGATGTCCTCGTCGGTGATCCGCGGCGGCAACCTCGTCGTCACCGAAGAGGGCATCCGCCAGGGCGTCCGCGAGTTCATGCTGCCGCTGTGGTCGACGTACTACTTCTTCACCCTCTACGCGAACGCCTCCGGACCCGACGGGTACCAGGCGTCCCGTCGAACGGACAGCACCGACGTCCTCGACCGGTACCTGCTCGCGAAGACCCGGGTGCTCGTGTCCGACGTGCAGCAGCACCTCGACGCGCTCGACACCCCGCTCGCGGCCCAAGCGGTCCGCGACTTCGCCGACGTGCTGACGAACTGGTACGTCCGCCGGTCGCGCGACAAGTTCTGGACCGGAGCCGACGGCGTGGCAGCGGACGACGCCCGTGCCGCGTTCGACACGCTGTACACGGTGCTCGAGACCCTGACCCGTGTGGCGGCCCCGCTCGCCCCGCTCGTCACCGAGGAGATCTGGAAGGGCCTGACCGGTGGTCGGAGCGTGCACCTGACGGACTTCCCCGACGCGGCCGAGTTCCCCGCCGACGACGCCCTCGTCGCGGCGATGGACCGCGTGCGCGACGTCGCCTCGAAGGGCCTCGCGCTCCGGAAGGCGACCGGCAAGCGCGTCCGGCTGCCGCTCGCCACGCTCACCCTCGTGGTGCCGGACCCGGCGGCGGTCGAACCGTTCGCCGACATCCTGCGCGACGAGCTGAACGTCAAGCGGGTCCTGCTCGAGGCGCAGGCCGAGGAATCACTGGCGCAGTACGGCATCGAGCGGAAGCTCACCGTCAACGCCCGCGTCGCCGGCCCGCGTATCGGCAAGGCCGTGCAGCAGGTGATCCCGGCCGCGAAGAAGGGCGACTGGACCGCGACCGAGTCCGGCGTCACCGTCGGCGGTGTCGACCTGGTCGAGGGCGAGTACACGCTCGACCTCACCGTCGCCGACCCGTCGGTCGCCGTGGCGTTCCTCGACGAGGGCGGCTTCGTGGTGCTCGACACCGTGACCACGCCCGAGCTCGAGGCCGAGGGACTCGCCCGCGACGTCGTCCGCGCCGTCCAGCAGGCCCGACGCGACGCCGACCTGGACGTCAGCGACCGCATCGTCCTGACCCTCGGGGTCGACGATGCCGCCGACGCGTCGGTGCGCACCCACCAGCAGCTCATCGCGGGGGAGACCCTGGCGACGAGCGTCGAGATCGTGCCCCTCGGGGCAGGCGCCACCACCGATGTCGGTGACGGCGCGAAGGTGACCGTGGAGGTGTCACGCGCATGA
- a CDS encoding folylpolyglutamate synthase/dihydrofolate synthase family protein has protein sequence MSDDDQHDEHDQHDEDGIRIPVGPSGDAPVEAVPYGGDDDEVKRVEAALYARIGEQSPEHRLTATRRAVELLGDPHLAYPVIHITGTNGKTSTARTTESIVRAHGLRTGLMTSPHLVSIRERIVIDGQPIEPSRLVENWDDIAPVLELTDQELTAKGELPLTFFEALTVLALACFAEAPVDVAVIEVGMGGEWDSTNVVQSQVAVFTPIAIDHAKQLGSTVAEIARTKSGIIKPSSAVVSSEQVPEALVELERAAELTESTLAVEGTGFSLVDVTPAVGGQLITVQGIAGRYDDLFLPLFGRHQAHNAAVAIAAVESFIGRGTQALDEDVLSEGLAGATSPGRLQPIATDPTVVVDAAHNPHGAKALAEALLVAFPSEHVVGVVGILGDKDARGFVRALKGTVETFVVTQPPGERALDADAFAKVVVDEVGADRVVVEPSLAAALQQARDLAEEADAEDALVLVAGSIVMVGAVMDLVHREGETK, from the coding sequence ATGAGCGACGACGACCAGCACGACGAACACGACCAGCACGACGAGGACGGCATCCGGATCCCGGTGGGGCCGTCCGGTGACGCCCCGGTCGAGGCCGTGCCGTACGGCGGTGACGACGACGAGGTCAAGCGCGTCGAGGCCGCCCTGTACGCCCGGATCGGCGAGCAGTCGCCCGAGCACCGCCTGACCGCGACCCGTCGCGCCGTCGAGCTGCTCGGCGATCCGCACCTGGCCTACCCGGTGATCCACATCACCGGCACGAACGGCAAGACGTCCACCGCGCGCACGACCGAGAGCATCGTCCGTGCCCACGGTCTGCGCACCGGCCTGATGACGAGCCCGCACCTGGTGTCGATCCGGGAGCGCATCGTCATCGACGGACAGCCGATCGAGCCGAGCCGGCTCGTCGAGAACTGGGACGACATCGCCCCGGTCCTCGAACTGACCGACCAGGAGCTCACCGCCAAGGGTGAGCTCCCGCTCACCTTCTTCGAGGCCCTGACCGTCCTGGCCCTGGCGTGCTTCGCCGAGGCGCCGGTCGACGTCGCCGTGATCGAGGTCGGCATGGGCGGCGAGTGGGACTCCACCAACGTCGTGCAGAGCCAGGTCGCGGTGTTCACGCCGATCGCCATCGACCACGCGAAGCAGCTCGGCAGCACCGTGGCGGAGATCGCGCGGACCAAGTCCGGGATCATCAAGCCGTCGTCCGCCGTGGTGTCGAGCGAGCAGGTCCCCGAGGCGCTCGTCGAACTCGAGCGTGCCGCCGAGCTCACCGAGTCGACGCTGGCGGTCGAGGGGACCGGGTTCTCGCTCGTCGACGTCACCCCAGCGGTGGGCGGTCAGCTCATCACCGTGCAGGGCATCGCCGGCCGCTACGACGACCTGTTCCTGCCGCTGTTCGGCCGGCACCAGGCGCACAACGCGGCCGTCGCGATCGCCGCGGTCGAGTCGTTCATCGGTCGGGGCACCCAGGCGCTCGACGAGGACGTCCTGTCCGAGGGCCTCGCCGGTGCCACCAGCCCCGGCCGCCTCCAGCCGATCGCCACCGACCCGACCGTCGTGGTCGACGCGGCGCACAACCCGCACGGTGCCAAGGCCCTGGCGGAGGCCCTGCTCGTGGCGTTCCCGTCCGAGCACGTCGTCGGCGTCGTCGGGATCCTCGGCGACAAGGACGCCCGAGGGTTCGTCCGCGCGCTGAAGGGCACCGTCGAGACCTTCGTCGTCACGCAGCCCCCGGGGGAGCGTGCCCTCGACGCCGACGCCTTCGCGAAGGTCGTCGTGGACGAGGTCGGCGCGGACCGTGTCGTCGTCGAACCGTCGCTCGCCGCCGCGCTGCAGCAGGCACGCGACCTGGCGGAGGAGGCGGACGCCGAGGACGCCCTCGTGCTCGTCGCGGGCTCCATCGTGATGGTGGGTGCGGTCATGGACCTGGTCCACCGGGAAGGCGAGACGAAGTGA
- a CDS encoding DUF4233 domain-containing protein — MTNAPRASRPGRAPRTRKPRRDRGAQESLLSIALVLEAIMFFFPMLVVFGKGTLPPALAFGGGIGAMIVLALASRLTGNPAGVGFGWLLQAAILATGFIEPFMFAVAVVFLALWVFCFVKGGQLDRQNAARRAAMGED, encoded by the coding sequence GTGACGAACGCACCAAGGGCCTCCCGGCCGGGGCGCGCACCGCGCACCCGGAAGCCGCGACGCGACCGCGGGGCGCAGGAGAGCCTGCTGTCGATCGCGCTCGTGCTCGAGGCGATCATGTTCTTCTTCCCGATGCTCGTCGTGTTCGGCAAGGGGACCCTGCCGCCGGCCCTGGCGTTCGGCGGCGGCATCGGCGCGATGATCGTGCTGGCGCTGGCCTCACGCCTGACCGGCAACCCCGCCGGTGTAGGGTTCGGGTGGCTGCTGCAGGCGGCCATCCTCGCCACCGGGTTCATCGAACCGTTCATGTTCGCGGTCGCCGTGGTGTTCCTGGCGCTGTGGGTCTTCTGCTTCGTCAAGGGCGGTCAGCTCGACCGTCAGAACGCCGCGCGCCGGGCCGCCATGGGCGAGGACTGA
- the ndk gene encoding nucleoside-diphosphate kinase — translation MSDLEETLVLVKPDGVARQLTGEILRRIESKGYEIVDLKMLTAPRDLLDAHYEEHQGKPFFEPLVEFMQSGPVVAVRVAGNGVIAGFRSLAGTTDPTSAAPGTIRGDLGRDWGLKVQQNLVHGSDSTESSARELALWFA, via the coding sequence GTGTCCGACCTCGAAGAGACCCTCGTCCTCGTCAAGCCCGACGGCGTCGCCCGCCAGCTCACCGGTGAGATCCTCCGCCGTATCGAGTCGAAGGGCTACGAGATCGTCGACCTGAAGATGCTCACCGCGCCGCGCGACCTGTTGGACGCGCACTACGAGGAGCACCAGGGCAAGCCGTTCTTCGAGCCGCTCGTCGAGTTCATGCAGTCCGGTCCGGTCGTCGCCGTGCGCGTCGCCGGCAACGGCGTGATCGCCGGCTTCCGGTCGCTCGCCGGCACCACCGACCCCACCAGCGCCGCACCCGGCACCATCCGTGGCGACCTCGGTCGCGACTGGGGCCTCAAGGTGCAGCAGAACCTGGTGCACGGGTCGGACAGCACCGAGTCGTCGGCGCGCGAGCTCGCGCTCTGGTTCGCCTGA
- a CDS encoding thioredoxin domain-containing protein, translating to MTNNDRPTKNERRQHAREVSRQRADAEKRRKRRNKWFLQGGIGLGIIAIAAIITLVVVNVNNAPAVSAAGPKNMATGAIQFTGEGGEVTPVTTKAVTAKGTPSAVPTSNTDGAVAVTEYVDWACPVCKQFEAAYADQILDKVQSGDATLAIQPVSILDRSYQSSRYASRAANAAMCVANYAPDKFLDVQTQFFDNQPTEGTSGLTNAEIAKLVKAGGATGSSVSECLSTEQFKGWVTKSTKLVTADEALQGTQGFGTPTVVVNGKRLDDLSTVITAIDAAAK from the coding sequence GTGACGAACAACGACCGACCCACCAAGAACGAGCGTCGCCAGCACGCGCGTGAGGTCTCGCGCCAGCGCGCCGACGCCGAGAAGCGCCGCAAGCGCCGCAACAAGTGGTTCCTGCAGGGCGGCATCGGCCTGGGCATCATCGCGATCGCCGCGATCATCACGCTCGTCGTGGTGAACGTGAACAACGCACCCGCCGTGTCCGCTGCCGGGCCGAAGAACATGGCCACCGGCGCGATCCAGTTCACCGGCGAGGGCGGCGAGGTCACCCCGGTGACCACGAAGGCCGTCACCGCGAAGGGCACCCCGTCGGCAGTCCCGACGTCGAACACCGACGGTGCGGTCGCGGTCACCGAGTACGTCGACTGGGCCTGCCCGGTCTGCAAGCAGTTCGAGGCCGCCTACGCCGACCAGATCCTGGACAAGGTGCAGTCGGGCGACGCGACACTGGCCATCCAGCCGGTGTCGATCCTCGACCGCAGCTACCAGAGCTCGCGCTACGCCAGCCGGGCCGCGAACGCCGCGATGTGCGTCGCGAACTACGCGCCGGACAAGTTCCTGGACGTCCAGACGCAGTTCTTCGACAACCAGCCCACCGAGGGCACCTCGGGCCTGACGAACGCCGAGATCGCGAAGCTCGTGAAGGCGGGCGGCGCGACCGGGTCGAGCGTCTCCGAGTGCCTGTCGACCGAGCAGTTCAAGGGCTGGGTGACGAAGTCCACGAAGCTCGTCACCGCGGACGAGGCGCTGCAGGGCACGCAGGGCTTCGGCACGCCGACCGTGGTCGTGAACGGCAAGCGCCTCGACGACCTCAGCACGGTCATCACCGCGATCGACGCCGCGGCGAAGTAG
- a CDS encoding thioredoxin domain-containing protein: MSENESKKVRRDAARERAREARVQEQARRRRNKTLGISGIIVGSLAVVAVVVLVIANSVQPAGPGPRNMASDGILFTGQSGKIVPVETKATPDGGTPAATKQDDSVANITVYSDYMCPYCNQFETAQMDQIEQWVKAGTATLELHPFNLLDRVSLGSKYSTRSAAAAACVANYDPDAFLAYNTSLYENQPSESTKGLTNDELASLAKDAGATNSKVASCITGQDFAGWVADATNRVMNDPIPNSSLDKVTSTPTIIVNGKQFTGSLTDTDAFASFVEQNGGAA; encoded by the coding sequence ATGAGCGAGAACGAGAGCAAGAAGGTCCGTCGCGACGCCGCCCGAGAGCGGGCTCGCGAAGCCCGGGTGCAGGAACAGGCGCGACGTCGCCGCAACAAGACGCTGGGCATCAGCGGCATCATCGTCGGCAGCCTGGCGGTCGTCGCCGTGGTCGTCCTGGTGATCGCGAACTCGGTGCAACCCGCGGGGCCGGGACCGCGCAACATGGCGAGCGACGGCATCCTGTTCACCGGGCAGAGCGGCAAGATCGTGCCCGTCGAGACGAAGGCCACGCCCGACGGTGGGACACCGGCGGCGACGAAGCAGGACGACTCGGTGGCGAACATCACCGTGTACTCGGACTACATGTGCCCGTACTGCAACCAGTTCGAGACGGCGCAGATGGACCAGATCGAGCAGTGGGTCAAGGCTGGCACCGCGACGCTCGAACTGCACCCGTTCAACCTGCTCGACCGGGTGTCCCTCGGGTCGAAGTACTCCACCCGCTCCGCCGCCGCGGCCGCCTGTGTGGCGAACTACGACCCGGACGCGTTCCTGGCGTACAACACGTCGCTCTACGAGAACCAGCCGTCCGAGAGCACCAAGGGGCTGACGAACGACGAGTTGGCGTCGCTGGCGAAGGACGCCGGCGCGACGAACAGCAAGGTCGCCTCGTGCATCACCGGGCAGGACTTCGCCGGGTGGGTCGCCGACGCCACGAACCGGGTGATGAACGACCCGATCCCGAACTCGTCGCTCGACAAGGTGACGAGCACCCCGACGATCATCGTGAACGGCAAGCAGTTCACCGGTTCCCTGACCGACACCGACGCCTTCGCGTCCTTCGTCGAGCAGAACGGTGGCGCCGCGTAG
- a CDS encoding vitamin K epoxide reductase family protein, whose product MSTSAPAPRRPIAMAVFLLITGFVGLYGSFSLVLDEFKKYADPDTVLSCDVNPFISCSDVMASWQGHLFGFPNPLLGVMGFVAPIAVAVMMLAGFRNGSRWFWIAFNAGVFLAWVFVTWLFTQTVWFIGALCPWCMLVWSMTIPMFWVFTIWNAAQGRFGARTQRIGRALLPFCWAFPLANYLFIIVTIIIKFPTILTVF is encoded by the coding sequence GTGAGCACGTCAGCGCCTGCCCCCCGTCGTCCGATCGCGATGGCCGTCTTCCTCTTGATCACCGGGTTCGTCGGCCTGTACGGGTCCTTCTCCCTGGTGCTCGACGAGTTCAAGAAGTACGCCGACCCCGACACGGTGCTCTCGTGCGACGTGAACCCGTTCATCAGCTGCTCGGACGTGATGGCGAGCTGGCAGGGCCATCTGTTCGGGTTCCCGAACCCACTGCTCGGCGTGATGGGCTTCGTCGCGCCGATCGCCGTCGCGGTGATGATGCTCGCGGGCTTCCGCAACGGTTCGCGGTGGTTCTGGATCGCGTTCAACGCCGGCGTGTTCCTGGCCTGGGTCTTCGTGACGTGGCTCTTCACCCAGACCGTGTGGTTCATCGGCGCGCTCTGCCCCTGGTGCATGCTCGTGTGGTCGATGACGATCCCGATGTTCTGGGTGTTCACGATCTGGAACGCCGCGCAGGGCCGCTTCGGCGCTCGCACCCAGCGGATCGGCCGAGCACTGCTCCCGTTCTGCTGGGCGTTCCCGCTGGCGAACTACCTGTTCATCATCGTGACGATCATCATCAAGTTCCCGACCATCCTGACGGTCTTCTGA